In Drosophila willistoni isolate 14030-0811.24 chromosome XR unlocalized genomic scaffold, UCI_dwil_1.1 Seg41, whole genome shotgun sequence, the following are encoded in one genomic region:
- the LOC6643196 gene encoding transcription initiation factor TFIID subunit 4 isoform X4: protein MNSSQTAAAGNRITFTTTNSQPMPNGSINIAAGGQTNPTIISTSQLPNTTTIKTIQAAGGAQAGHPALHHHQQHQQQQQQQQQQQQQQTQSAGQPLLNSMLPAGVVVGMRPQAPQPQQPKAVPANPLGRVVISNSHMAGVRPQSPSITLSTLNTGQTPALLVKTDNGFQLLRMGTATTTGPPTVTQTITQTNSNNNNNSNTTTTSNHPTTTQIRLQTVPAAASLTSTTASNNIIVNSVASSNAHGGYATTTVSQPPHLTQLNSQAPHLPQITQIQTIPAQPQSQQQQQSNSLPAGGASTGATGAGTTTTTTTTAQQGNTKEKCRKFLANLIELSTREPKPVEKNVRTLIQELVNANVEPEEFCDRLERLLNASPQPCLIGFLKKSLPLLRQALYTKELVIEGIKPPPQHVLGLAGLSQQLPKIQAQIRPIGPSQTTTIGQTQVRMITPNALGAPRPTIGHTTISKQPPNIRLPNAPRLVNTGAIRGQLPALQVPTQANIVQIRGPQHAQLQRTGSVQIRATPRPPNSTQPTNKLTAVKVGQTQIKAIQTPSLHPPSLAAISNSGPPPTPTLSVLSTLNSASTTSLPIPSLPTVLLPPEALRAREQMHNSLHHNNNNNHFEAKLVEIKAPVPHMERINASLTPISAKAMPKASPAATKAASKKKRDALDKDSKDEMSRAGGGGSGSAGLGGSGSGASAAAAANSFFQQSSMSSSMYGDDDINDVAAMGGVNLAEESQRILGCTENIGTQIRSCKDEVFLNLPALQARIRALTTEAGLEEPSQDVAVLISHACQERLKNIVEKLAVIAEHRIDVIKLDPRYEPAKDVRGQIKFLEELDKAEQKRHEEVEREMLLRAAKSRSRVEDPEQAKMKARAKEMQRAEMEELRQRDANLTALQAIGPRKKLKLDSDATSAGVGSGGGGRGSGMLSSSGSASTTLRPRIKRVNLRDMLFYMEQEREFCRSSMLFKTYLK, encoded by the exons ATGAACTCAAGCCAGACGGCAGCAGCCGGTAATCGCATCACATTCACAACCACCAACAGCCAACCTATGCCCAATGGCTCTATCAATATAGCTGCTGGAGGTCAAACGAATCCTACAATCATATCTACATCCCAGTTGCCAAATACCACCACCATAAAGACCATACAGGCAGCAGGTGGTGCACAGGCTGGACATCCTGCtctgcatcatcatcagcaacatcaacaacaacaacaacaacaacagcagcagcaacaacaacaaacgcaATCC GCCGGTCAACCGTTGCTAAACTCCATGCTGCCCGCGGGTGTTGTAGTGGGCATGCGCCCACAGGCTCCTCAGCCTCAACAGCCAAAAGCCGTACCCGCCAATCCACTCGGTCGAGTGGTGATAAGCAATTCTCATATGGCTGGCGTGAGACCACAAAGTCCATCG ATAACTTTAAGCACACTTAATACAGGACAAACTCCGGCACTTTTAGTGAAAACGGATAATGGATTTCAATTGTTGCGCATGGGTACGGCCACAACGACGGGTCCGCCCACTGTTACACAGACCATAACACAGaccaatagcaacaacaacaacaatagtaATACAACAACCACATCAAATCATCCCACAACCACACAGATACGTCTACAAACTGTGCCGGCTGCAGCT TCACTGACCAGCACCACCGCCTCCAACAACATTATAGTCAATTCGGTGGCCAGCAGTAATGCGCATGGTGGATATGCCACAACGACTGTCTCACAGCCGCCACACTTGACGCAATTAAATTCGCAGGCGCCGCATTTGCCACAGATCACACAAATCCAAACAATTCCTGCCCAGCCACAaagccaacagcagcagcaatcgaATAGTCTGCCAGCTGGTGGAGCCTCAACGGGTGCCACAGGAGCGGGCACAACGACGACAACCACAACGACGGCTCAACAGGGGAATACCAAAGAGAAGTGTCGAAAATTTCTagcaaatttaattgaattatcAACACGAGAACCCAAGCCAGTGGAGAAGAATGTCCGTACGCTCATTCAGGAGCTAGTTAATGCCAATGTAGAGCCAGAGGAATTTTGTGATCGCCTGGAGCGTTTGCTCAATGCCAGTCCGCAGCCATGTCTAATTGGTTTCCTTAAG AAAAGTCTGCCTCTGCTGCGCCAGGCTCTCTACACCAAGGAGCTGGTCATTGAAGGCATCAAACCACCACCACAGCATGTCTTGGGTCTGGCTGGCTTATCGCAGCAGTTGCCT AAAATTCAAGCGCAAATCCGTCCAATTGGCCCTAGCCAAACAACAACCATTGGACAGACACAGGTGCGCATGATAACGCCAAATGCTTTAGGCGCGCCGAGACCCACAATTGGCCATACAACGATATCGAAACAGCCACCTAACATCCGACTACCGAATGCACCCCGCCTGGTCAATACGGGGGCCATCAGGGGTCAGTTGCCTGCACTGCAAGTTCCCACACAGGCG AATATTGTGCAAATTCGAGGGCCTCAGCATGCTCAGCTACAGCGCACCGGTTCGGTACAAATCCGGGCAACGCCACGTCCACCGAATAGCACACAGCCCACGAACAAACTCACTGCCGTCAAGGTGGGCCAGACGCAGATTAAGGCAATACAAACGCCCAGTTTGCATCCGCCATCGCTGGCCGCCATATCGAACAGTGGGCCCCCGCCCACGCCTACATTGTCGGTGCTGTCGACATTAAATTCAGCATCGACCACATCGTTACCGATTCCGTCGCTGCCCACAGTACTGCTGCCGCCGGAGGCATTAAGGGCCCGGGAGCAAATGCACAATTCGTTGCAtcacaataacaataacaatcaTTTCGAGGCGAAGCTGGTGGAGATTAAGGCACCAGTGCCCCATATGGAACGCATTAATGCCTCATTGACGCCCATATCGGCCAAGGCCATGCCCAAGGCATCGCCGGCGGCCACTAAAGCGGCGAGTAAAAAGAAACGTGATGCCCTCGACAAAGATTCCAAGGATGAAATGAGTAGGGCCGGCGGCGGTGGAAGCGGTAGTGCAGGTCTaggtggcagtggcagtggtgcatcagcagcggcggcggccaATTCATTTTTCCAACAGAGCTCCATGTCCTCATCGATGTATGGCGATGATGATATCAACGATGTCGCTGCCATGGGTGGCGTCAATTTGGCCGAAGAGTCGCAAAGAATACTCGGCTGTACCGAGAACATTGGCACCCAAATTCGTTCCTGCAAAGATGAGGTCTTTCTCAATTTACCTGCGCTTCAGGCGCGTATACGAGCACTTACCACAGAAGCTGGCCTGGAGGAGCCATCTCAGGATGTGGCTGTTCTCATATCGCATGCCTGCCAAGAGCGACTGAAGAATATTGTGGAGAAATTGGCTGTGATAGCGGAACACCGCATAGATGTCATCAAG TTGGATCCACGTTATGAGCCAGCGAAAGATGTCCGCGGTCAAATCAAATTTCTGGAGGAGCTGGACAAGGCCGAACAGAAGCGACACGAGGAAGTTGAGCGTGAAATGCTTCTCAGGGCAGCCAAATCGAGATCACGTGTCGAGGACCCTGAACAGGCCAAAATGAAAGCGAGG GCGAAGGAAATGCAGCGTGCCGAAATGGAAGAACTGCGTCAGCGGGATGCCAATTTGACCGCATTGCAGGCCATTGGACCTAGGAAAAAGCTTAAACTAGATAGCGATGCGACAAGTGCGGGAGTG GGTTCTGGCGGTGGAGGCAGAGGCAGCGGGATGTTAAGCAGCTCTGGCTCGGCATCGACCACACTGCGACCGCGAATTAAACGCGTCAATTTGCGTGATATGCTCTTCTACATGGAGCAGGAGCGTGAGTTTTGTCGGAGCTCGATGCTGTTCAAGACTTACCTCAAgtga
- the LOC6643196 gene encoding transcription initiation factor TFIID subunit 4 isoform X3 translates to MNSSQTAAAGNRITFTTTNSQPMPNGSINIAAGGQTNPTIISTSQLPNTTTIKTIQAAGGAQAGHPALHHHQQHQQQQQQQQQQQQQQTQSVGATQTQTLVIKSNHHAVVTLPAGLVSSAPAAGIVTMTKTINQAGQPLLNSMLPAGVVVGMRPQAPQPQQPKAVPANPLGRVVISNSHMAGVRPQSPSITLSTLNTGQTPALLVKTDNGFQLLRMGTATTTGPPTVTQTITQTNSNNNNNSNTTTTSNHPTTTQIRLQTVPAAASLTSTTASNNIIVNSVASSNAHGGYATTTVSQPPHLTQLNSQAPHLPQITQIQTIPAQPQSQQQQQSNSLPAGGASTGATGAGTTTTTTTTAQQGNTKEKCRKFLANLIELSTREPKPVEKNVRTLIQELVNANVEPEEFCDRLERLLNASPQPCLIGFLKKSLPLLRQALYTKELVIEGIKPPPQHVLGLAGLSQQLPKIQAQIRPIGPSQTTTIGQTQVRMITPNALGAPRPTIGHTTISKQPPNIRLPNAPRLVNTGAIRGQLPALQVPTQANIVQIRGPQHAQLQRTGSVQIRATPRPPNSTQPTNKLTAVKVGQTQIKAIQTPSLHPPSLAAISNSGPPPTPTLSVLSTLNSASTTSLPIPSLPTVLLPPEALRAREQMHNSLHHNNNNNHFEAKLVEIKAPVPHMERINASLTPISAKAMPKASPAATKAASKKKRDALDKDSKDEMSRAGGGGSGSAGLGGSGSGASAAAAANSFFQQSSMSSSMYGDDDINDVAAMGGVNLAEESQRILGCTENIGTQIRSCKDEVFLNLPALQARIRALTTEAGLEEPSQDVAVLISHACQERLKNIVEKLAVIAEHRIDVIKLDPRYEPAKDVRGQIKFLEELDKAEQKRHEEVEREMLLRAAKSRSRVEDPEQAKMKARAKEMQRAEMEELRQRDANLTALQAIGPRKKLKLDSDATSAGVGSGGGGRGSGMLSSSGSASTTLRPRIKRVNLRDMLFYMEQEREFCRSSMLFKTYLK, encoded by the exons ATGAACTCAAGCCAGACGGCAGCAGCCGGTAATCGCATCACATTCACAACCACCAACAGCCAACCTATGCCCAATGGCTCTATCAATATAGCTGCTGGAGGTCAAACGAATCCTACAATCATATCTACATCCCAGTTGCCAAATACCACCACCATAAAGACCATACAGGCAGCAGGTGGTGCACAGGCTGGACATCCTGCtctgcatcatcatcagcaacatcaacaacaacaacaacaacaacagcagcagcaacaacaacaaacgcaATCCGTAGGTGCCACCCAAACTCAAACCTTAGTTATTAAATCCAATCACCATGCTGTTGTCACCCTGCCGGCGGGTCTAGTATCAAGTGCACCAGCAGCAGGAATCGTAACAATGACCAAGACCATCAATCAG GCCGGTCAACCGTTGCTAAACTCCATGCTGCCCGCGGGTGTTGTAGTGGGCATGCGCCCACAGGCTCCTCAGCCTCAACAGCCAAAAGCCGTACCCGCCAATCCACTCGGTCGAGTGGTGATAAGCAATTCTCATATGGCTGGCGTGAGACCACAAAGTCCATCG ATAACTTTAAGCACACTTAATACAGGACAAACTCCGGCACTTTTAGTGAAAACGGATAATGGATTTCAATTGTTGCGCATGGGTACGGCCACAACGACGGGTCCGCCCACTGTTACACAGACCATAACACAGaccaatagcaacaacaacaacaatagtaATACAACAACCACATCAAATCATCCCACAACCACACAGATACGTCTACAAACTGTGCCGGCTGCAGCT TCACTGACCAGCACCACCGCCTCCAACAACATTATAGTCAATTCGGTGGCCAGCAGTAATGCGCATGGTGGATATGCCACAACGACTGTCTCACAGCCGCCACACTTGACGCAATTAAATTCGCAGGCGCCGCATTTGCCACAGATCACACAAATCCAAACAATTCCTGCCCAGCCACAaagccaacagcagcagcaatcgaATAGTCTGCCAGCTGGTGGAGCCTCAACGGGTGCCACAGGAGCGGGCACAACGACGACAACCACAACGACGGCTCAACAGGGGAATACCAAAGAGAAGTGTCGAAAATTTCTagcaaatttaattgaattatcAACACGAGAACCCAAGCCAGTGGAGAAGAATGTCCGTACGCTCATTCAGGAGCTAGTTAATGCCAATGTAGAGCCAGAGGAATTTTGTGATCGCCTGGAGCGTTTGCTCAATGCCAGTCCGCAGCCATGTCTAATTGGTTTCCTTAAG AAAAGTCTGCCTCTGCTGCGCCAGGCTCTCTACACCAAGGAGCTGGTCATTGAAGGCATCAAACCACCACCACAGCATGTCTTGGGTCTGGCTGGCTTATCGCAGCAGTTGCCT AAAATTCAAGCGCAAATCCGTCCAATTGGCCCTAGCCAAACAACAACCATTGGACAGACACAGGTGCGCATGATAACGCCAAATGCTTTAGGCGCGCCGAGACCCACAATTGGCCATACAACGATATCGAAACAGCCACCTAACATCCGACTACCGAATGCACCCCGCCTGGTCAATACGGGGGCCATCAGGGGTCAGTTGCCTGCACTGCAAGTTCCCACACAGGCG AATATTGTGCAAATTCGAGGGCCTCAGCATGCTCAGCTACAGCGCACCGGTTCGGTACAAATCCGGGCAACGCCACGTCCACCGAATAGCACACAGCCCACGAACAAACTCACTGCCGTCAAGGTGGGCCAGACGCAGATTAAGGCAATACAAACGCCCAGTTTGCATCCGCCATCGCTGGCCGCCATATCGAACAGTGGGCCCCCGCCCACGCCTACATTGTCGGTGCTGTCGACATTAAATTCAGCATCGACCACATCGTTACCGATTCCGTCGCTGCCCACAGTACTGCTGCCGCCGGAGGCATTAAGGGCCCGGGAGCAAATGCACAATTCGTTGCAtcacaataacaataacaatcaTTTCGAGGCGAAGCTGGTGGAGATTAAGGCACCAGTGCCCCATATGGAACGCATTAATGCCTCATTGACGCCCATATCGGCCAAGGCCATGCCCAAGGCATCGCCGGCGGCCACTAAAGCGGCGAGTAAAAAGAAACGTGATGCCCTCGACAAAGATTCCAAGGATGAAATGAGTAGGGCCGGCGGCGGTGGAAGCGGTAGTGCAGGTCTaggtggcagtggcagtggtgcatcagcagcggcggcggccaATTCATTTTTCCAACAGAGCTCCATGTCCTCATCGATGTATGGCGATGATGATATCAACGATGTCGCTGCCATGGGTGGCGTCAATTTGGCCGAAGAGTCGCAAAGAATACTCGGCTGTACCGAGAACATTGGCACCCAAATTCGTTCCTGCAAAGATGAGGTCTTTCTCAATTTACCTGCGCTTCAGGCGCGTATACGAGCACTTACCACAGAAGCTGGCCTGGAGGAGCCATCTCAGGATGTGGCTGTTCTCATATCGCATGCCTGCCAAGAGCGACTGAAGAATATTGTGGAGAAATTGGCTGTGATAGCGGAACACCGCATAGATGTCATCAAG TTGGATCCACGTTATGAGCCAGCGAAAGATGTCCGCGGTCAAATCAAATTTCTGGAGGAGCTGGACAAGGCCGAACAGAAGCGACACGAGGAAGTTGAGCGTGAAATGCTTCTCAGGGCAGCCAAATCGAGATCACGTGTCGAGGACCCTGAACAGGCCAAAATGAAAGCGAGG GCGAAGGAAATGCAGCGTGCCGAAATGGAAGAACTGCGTCAGCGGGATGCCAATTTGACCGCATTGCAGGCCATTGGACCTAGGAAAAAGCTTAAACTAGATAGCGATGCGACAAGTGCGGGAGTG GGTTCTGGCGGTGGAGGCAGAGGCAGCGGGATGTTAAGCAGCTCTGGCTCGGCATCGACCACACTGCGACCGCGAATTAAACGCGTCAATTTGCGTGATATGCTCTTCTACATGGAGCAGGAGCGTGAGTTTTGTCGGAGCTCGATGCTGTTCAAGACTTACCTCAAgtga
- the LOC6643196 gene encoding transcription initiation factor TFIID subunit 4 isoform X6 has translation MNSSQTAAAGNRITFTTTNSQPMPNGSINIAAGGQTNPTIISTSQLPNTTTIKTIQAAGGAQAGHPALHHHQQHQQQQQQQQQQQQQQTQSAGQPLLNSMLPAGVVVGMRPQAPQPQQPKAVPANPLGRVVISNSHMAGVRPQSPSSLTSTTASNNIIVNSVASSNAHGGYATTTVSQPPHLTQLNSQAPHLPQITQIQTIPAQPQSQQQQQSNSLPAGGASTGATGAGTTTTTTTTAQQGNTKEKCRKFLANLIELSTREPKPVEKNVRTLIQELVNANVEPEEFCDRLERLLNASPQPCLIGFLKKSLPLLRQALYTKELVIEGIKPPPQHVLGLAGLSQQLPKIQAQIRPIGPSQTTTIGQTQVRMITPNALGAPRPTIGHTTISKQPPNIRLPNAPRLVNTGAIRGQLPALQVPTQANIVQIRGPQHAQLQRTGSVQIRATPRPPNSTQPTNKLTAVKVGQTQIKAIQTPSLHPPSLAAISNSGPPPTPTLSVLSTLNSASTTSLPIPSLPTVLLPPEALRAREQMHNSLHHNNNNNHFEAKLVEIKAPVPHMERINASLTPISAKAMPKASPAATKAASKKKRDALDKDSKDEMSRAGGGGSGSAGLGGSGSGASAAAAANSFFQQSSMSSSMYGDDDINDVAAMGGVNLAEESQRILGCTENIGTQIRSCKDEVFLNLPALQARIRALTTEAGLEEPSQDVAVLISHACQERLKNIVEKLAVIAEHRIDVIKLDPRYEPAKDVRGQIKFLEELDKAEQKRHEEVEREMLLRAAKSRSRVEDPEQAKMKARAKEMQRAEMEELRQRDANLTALQAIGPRKKLKLDSDATSAGVGSGGGGRGSGMLSSSGSASTTLRPRIKRVNLRDMLFYMEQEREFCRSSMLFKTYLK, from the exons ATGAACTCAAGCCAGACGGCAGCAGCCGGTAATCGCATCACATTCACAACCACCAACAGCCAACCTATGCCCAATGGCTCTATCAATATAGCTGCTGGAGGTCAAACGAATCCTACAATCATATCTACATCCCAGTTGCCAAATACCACCACCATAAAGACCATACAGGCAGCAGGTGGTGCACAGGCTGGACATCCTGCtctgcatcatcatcagcaacatcaacaacaacaacaacaacaacagcagcagcaacaacaacaaacgcaATCC GCCGGTCAACCGTTGCTAAACTCCATGCTGCCCGCGGGTGTTGTAGTGGGCATGCGCCCACAGGCTCCTCAGCCTCAACAGCCAAAAGCCGTACCCGCCAATCCACTCGGTCGAGTGGTGATAAGCAATTCTCATATGGCTGGCGTGAGACCACAAAGTCCATCG TCACTGACCAGCACCACCGCCTCCAACAACATTATAGTCAATTCGGTGGCCAGCAGTAATGCGCATGGTGGATATGCCACAACGACTGTCTCACAGCCGCCACACTTGACGCAATTAAATTCGCAGGCGCCGCATTTGCCACAGATCACACAAATCCAAACAATTCCTGCCCAGCCACAaagccaacagcagcagcaatcgaATAGTCTGCCAGCTGGTGGAGCCTCAACGGGTGCCACAGGAGCGGGCACAACGACGACAACCACAACGACGGCTCAACAGGGGAATACCAAAGAGAAGTGTCGAAAATTTCTagcaaatttaattgaattatcAACACGAGAACCCAAGCCAGTGGAGAAGAATGTCCGTACGCTCATTCAGGAGCTAGTTAATGCCAATGTAGAGCCAGAGGAATTTTGTGATCGCCTGGAGCGTTTGCTCAATGCCAGTCCGCAGCCATGTCTAATTGGTTTCCTTAAG AAAAGTCTGCCTCTGCTGCGCCAGGCTCTCTACACCAAGGAGCTGGTCATTGAAGGCATCAAACCACCACCACAGCATGTCTTGGGTCTGGCTGGCTTATCGCAGCAGTTGCCT AAAATTCAAGCGCAAATCCGTCCAATTGGCCCTAGCCAAACAACAACCATTGGACAGACACAGGTGCGCATGATAACGCCAAATGCTTTAGGCGCGCCGAGACCCACAATTGGCCATACAACGATATCGAAACAGCCACCTAACATCCGACTACCGAATGCACCCCGCCTGGTCAATACGGGGGCCATCAGGGGTCAGTTGCCTGCACTGCAAGTTCCCACACAGGCG AATATTGTGCAAATTCGAGGGCCTCAGCATGCTCAGCTACAGCGCACCGGTTCGGTACAAATCCGGGCAACGCCACGTCCACCGAATAGCACACAGCCCACGAACAAACTCACTGCCGTCAAGGTGGGCCAGACGCAGATTAAGGCAATACAAACGCCCAGTTTGCATCCGCCATCGCTGGCCGCCATATCGAACAGTGGGCCCCCGCCCACGCCTACATTGTCGGTGCTGTCGACATTAAATTCAGCATCGACCACATCGTTACCGATTCCGTCGCTGCCCACAGTACTGCTGCCGCCGGAGGCATTAAGGGCCCGGGAGCAAATGCACAATTCGTTGCAtcacaataacaataacaatcaTTTCGAGGCGAAGCTGGTGGAGATTAAGGCACCAGTGCCCCATATGGAACGCATTAATGCCTCATTGACGCCCATATCGGCCAAGGCCATGCCCAAGGCATCGCCGGCGGCCACTAAAGCGGCGAGTAAAAAGAAACGTGATGCCCTCGACAAAGATTCCAAGGATGAAATGAGTAGGGCCGGCGGCGGTGGAAGCGGTAGTGCAGGTCTaggtggcagtggcagtggtgcatcagcagcggcggcggccaATTCATTTTTCCAACAGAGCTCCATGTCCTCATCGATGTATGGCGATGATGATATCAACGATGTCGCTGCCATGGGTGGCGTCAATTTGGCCGAAGAGTCGCAAAGAATACTCGGCTGTACCGAGAACATTGGCACCCAAATTCGTTCCTGCAAAGATGAGGTCTTTCTCAATTTACCTGCGCTTCAGGCGCGTATACGAGCACTTACCACAGAAGCTGGCCTGGAGGAGCCATCTCAGGATGTGGCTGTTCTCATATCGCATGCCTGCCAAGAGCGACTGAAGAATATTGTGGAGAAATTGGCTGTGATAGCGGAACACCGCATAGATGTCATCAAG TTGGATCCACGTTATGAGCCAGCGAAAGATGTCCGCGGTCAAATCAAATTTCTGGAGGAGCTGGACAAGGCCGAACAGAAGCGACACGAGGAAGTTGAGCGTGAAATGCTTCTCAGGGCAGCCAAATCGAGATCACGTGTCGAGGACCCTGAACAGGCCAAAATGAAAGCGAGG GCGAAGGAAATGCAGCGTGCCGAAATGGAAGAACTGCGTCAGCGGGATGCCAATTTGACCGCATTGCAGGCCATTGGACCTAGGAAAAAGCTTAAACTAGATAGCGATGCGACAAGTGCGGGAGTG GGTTCTGGCGGTGGAGGCAGAGGCAGCGGGATGTTAAGCAGCTCTGGCTCGGCATCGACCACACTGCGACCGCGAATTAAACGCGTCAATTTGCGTGATATGCTCTTCTACATGGAGCAGGAGCGTGAGTTTTGTCGGAGCTCGATGCTGTTCAAGACTTACCTCAAgtga